In a single window of the Caulobacter soli genome:
- a CDS encoding class I SAM-dependent methyltransferase, translated as MTSRSMFSALTVAFALGAFAAPSVAQVPANLTAALADPARPATDTARDAARHPGEILALANIKPGGKVVDLIIGGGYLTRILSPAVGPTGAVYAYQPAEFIKFKAQYGEDLKTVAAAYKNVTPLDASFGALDLPDGLDAVITVQNYHDLHLKAFPTDTAAKVDAEVFKSLKPGGVFLIVDHAAAAGSGLAAPDTLHRIDIAAVKAEVEAAGFKLAAESPLLRNPADPHTASVFDPAIRGKTDQFILKFVKP; from the coding sequence ATGACGTCGCGGTCCATGTTCTCCGCCTTAACGGTCGCCTTCGCGCTCGGGGCGTTCGCCGCGCCTAGCGTCGCCCAGGTTCCCGCCAACCTCACGGCCGCCCTGGCCGATCCCGCCCGGCCGGCGACCGACACCGCGCGGGACGCGGCCCGTCATCCGGGCGAGATCCTGGCCCTGGCCAATATCAAGCCCGGCGGCAAGGTCGTCGACCTGATCATCGGCGGCGGCTATTTAACGCGCATCCTGTCGCCGGCCGTCGGCCCGACCGGCGCGGTCTATGCCTACCAACCGGCCGAGTTCATCAAGTTCAAGGCGCAGTACGGTGAAGACCTGAAGACGGTCGCCGCCGCCTACAAGAACGTCACCCCGCTGGACGCCAGCTTCGGCGCGCTGGACCTGCCCGACGGCCTGGACGCGGTGATCACCGTCCAGAACTATCACGACCTGCACCTCAAGGCGTTCCCGACCGACACCGCCGCCAAGGTTGACGCCGAGGTGTTCAAGTCGCTGAAGCCGGGCGGGGTGTTCCTGATCGTCGACCACGCCGCCGCCGCCGGCTCGGGCCTAGCCGCGCCCGACACCCTGCATCGCATCGACATCGCCGCCGTCAAGGCCGAGGTCGAGGCCGCCGGCTTCAAGCTGGCCGCCGAGAGTCCGCTGCTGCGTAATCCGGCCGACCCGCACACCGCCAGCGTCTTCGACCCGGCCATTCGGGGCAAGACCGACCAGTTCATCCTCAAGTTCGTAAAGCCATAG